CGATGATGACCCCCAGCATCGTCAGAAGGGAACGGGTCTTGTTCGCCAGAAGGGAGGAAACGGCGGTACGCAGAATCTCAAACATCACACGACCTCCTTCGCCCCCGCCGGCATCGTCCGACCCCGCCGCGCTTCCGACCGCCGCTCGTCCGAGACCAGCTTTCCGTCTCTGAAGTGAAGCACCCTTCGGGCGTACTCCGCAATATCCGGCTCGTGAGTGACCAGGACCACCGTCTTGCCCTCGTCGTTGACCTCGACCAGCAGGTTCATGATCTCCTCGCTCATTTTCGTGTCCAGATTGCCCGTGGGCTCGTCGGCCAGAATCAGAGGAGCCCGTCCCACCAGCGCCCGGGCGATGGCCACCCGTTGCTGCTGTCCGCCGCTCATCTGGCTGGGGCGATGATGGGCGCGATCCCCCAGCCCCACCCGTTCGAGGGCATCTCTGGCCCGATTCCGGCGCTCCGCGGCGGAGACCCCCGAGTAGACCAGGGGAAGCGCCACGTTGTTCAGGGCGTCGAGACGGGGCAGAAGGTTGAACCCCTGAAAAACAAACCCCAGCTTGCGGTTGCGGATCTCCGCCAGGGCATCGCCGGACAGCTTCGCCACATCCTGCCCGTCCAGCCAGTATTCGCCCCTCGATGGAGAATCCAGACAGCCCAGCATGTTCATCGTCGTGGACTTGCCGGAGCCGGAGGGTCCCATCACCGCCACGAACTCCCCCGAATCGATGGAAAAGGAAACTCCGTCCAGCGCGTGAAGCTCCACATCCCCTGTGCGATAGATTTTCACCAGGTCCCGCACCTCGATCAGAGGGGGCTGAGTCCGATTTTGCGTCTGAGTATGGGTCATTTCATCCGTCATTTTGTTCCCGCCAGGGCCGTTCCGGAAGCGCCTTCCTCTTTGCTGAAGGCCACCGCCAGCTCCTGCCCTTCCCTTAAATTTGTATCCACCAGCTCCACCCAGGTGCGGTCGCTGATTCCCTGAGTCCCCACCGGCAGGCTGCCCACGAGACGCCCGTTTTCCACGACCCAGACCATCACCTCATCGTTTTTGCTCTGTCCCCGGCCTCCCCGGGGAGGCATACGCGGCATACCCAGAGGCGAAGCCACTCCCCCGGCGTCCTTTTCCTGTTTCTGATCTCCGGCGGCTACGGCGTCGGAGGGCGGGGTAAAGCGGAGGGCGGCGGCGGGCACCTTCAAAACGTCGTCGCGCTGTTCCGTGACGACAGTGACGTTGGCGGTCATGCCGGGTTTCAGTTTCATCTCCTCGTTGCTGACCTTCAGAACGACCACGTAGGTCACCACGTTCGAGACGATTTCGGGGTTCAGGCGCACCTGCGTCACCGTCCCCTCGAAAGTCTGCTTCGGCCAGGCGTCGAACCGGCACTCGGCTTTCTGCCCCTCCGCAATGCGTCCAATGTCCGCTTCGTCGATGCTGGCCTCGATCTGCATCTGGGTCAAATCCCGGGCGATGGAAAAAAGCGTCGGCGTCTGGAGGCTGGCCGCCACCGTCTGTCCCACGTCCACCTGACGGGAGATGACGACTCCGTCCACCGGCGAGACGATTTTCGTGTAACCGAGGTTTGTTTCCGCCTGACGAAGCTGGGCTTTGGCCTGAACCACCCGCGCCGAACTCTCCGCCAGGTTCGCCTTCGCCAGGGTCAGCGCCGTCTCCGACGCGTCCAGCTCGCTCTTCGCGATGAGGTTACGGCCCCAGAGCTCTTTATTGCGCGTCCAGGAGCGGGTGGCATCCGTGACGGAGGCCCGGGAGCTCGTCACCCCCGCCTCGGCCAGGGTCAGGCTGGCCTTCGCCTGTTCGACCTGCGACATCAGGACGTCGGGATCCAGCAGCGCGATCACCTGGCCTTTTTTGACGGAGCTGTTGTAGTCCACGTAAATTTCCCGGATCGTCCCCGACACCTGCGTCCCCACCTCCACCATCTCCACGGCGTTGAGACGCCCTGTGGCGCTTACCGTGGCCGAGATGCTCCCCCG
Above is a window of Synergistaceae bacterium DNA encoding:
- a CDS encoding ABC transporter ATP-binding protein; its protein translation is MTDEMTHTQTQNRTQPPLIEVRDLVKIYRTGDVELHALDGVSFSIDSGEFVAVMGPSGSGKSTTMNMLGCLDSPSRGEYWLDGQDVAKLSGDALAEIRNRKLGFVFQGFNLLPRLDALNNVALPLVYSGVSAAERRNRARDALERVGLGDRAHHRPSQMSGGQQQRVAIARALVGRAPLILADEPTGNLDTKMSEEIMNLLVEVNDEGKTVVLVTHEPDIAEYARRVLHFRDGKLVSDERRSEARRGRTMPAGAKEVV
- a CDS encoding efflux RND transporter periplasmic adaptor subunit, with protein sequence MKTIKRLFVLLIIAGIVGGGVWYRFLRTQPSRYVWITQPVTRGSISATVSATGRLNAVEMVEVGTQVSGTIREIYVDYNSSVKKGQVIALLDPDVLMSQVEQAKASLTLAEAGVTSSRASVTDATRSWTRNKELWGRNLIAKSELDASETALTLAKANLAESSARVVQAKAQLRQAETNLGYTKIVSPVDGVVISRQVDVGQTVAASLQTPTLFSIARDLTQMQIEASIDEADIGRIAEGQKAECRFDAWPKQTFEGTVTQVRLNPEIVSNVVTYVVVLKVSNEEMKLKPGMTANVTVVTEQRDDVLKVPAAALRFTPPSDAVAAGDQKQEKDAGGVASPLGMPRMPPRGGRGQSKNDEVMVWVVENGRLVGSLPVGTQGISDRTWVELVDTNLREGQELAVAFSKEEGASGTALAGTK